In a single window of the Nicotiana tomentosiformis chromosome 8, ASM39032v3, whole genome shotgun sequence genome:
- the LOC104088826 gene encoding transcription elongation factor 1 homolog, with product MGKRKSRAKPAPKKRMDKLDSVFSCPFCNHGSSVECRIDVKNMIGEAICRICQESFSTTVTALTEPIDIYSEWIDECERVNNLEDYGD from the exons ATGGGCAAGAGGAAGTCAAGAGCAAAGCCAGCACCAAAGAAGAGAATGGACAAACTTGACAGTGTCTTCAGTTGTCCTTTTTGCAATCATGGAAGCAGTGTAGAATGTCGCAT TGATGTGAAGAACATGATTGGTGAGGCCATATGCAGGATTTGCCAGGAAAGCTTTAGTACCACTGTGACAG CTTTGACTGAGCCTATAGACAT ATATAGCGAATGGATAGATGAATGTGAACGTGTCAATAACCTCGAAGATTATGGAGACTAG